The uncultured Subdoligranulum sp. genomic sequence CGCGCATCAGCCGGCTCTTGTGCCGGTCATTGAAAAAGTAGGCGTGGGCCAGCCGCACCGTGCGGTCTTTGGGGTACTGCCGGTAGAGCAGTTCCACCATGGCCCGCCATTCGTCGGCCATCCGCTGCCGGGCGGCCTCGTTGGTGGAGACCCCCGCCCCGTACTCGTACCAGCTGGTGAGCCGGTCATACCGGGTGATGGGGATACCCTGCACCGCAAACAGCCGCACCGAGAAATCCTCCGCCAGCCGGACATGCCCGGCCATGGCCTGCAGCGCTTCGGTCAGCAGGTCCCGCTCGTAGACCATGCCGCAGCCGCTGATGCCGTCGTCGTAGAGCAGAAGATTCCGCTTGACGGTGGCCCCGTCGTAGTGGTCAGGGGCGTAGGGGGTGCGGTCAAAGGGGGTCTCCCCCGGGGCGGGACGGGGTTCGGGGCCGGGCGTGTAGTAGGCCTGCCGCCCGAAGGCCACCCGGGGCTGGTCGGCCTGCAGCCGTTCCAGCCACCAGCGAAGCGTGCCGGCATCGTAGAGGTAATCCCCCGGCGAGATGGTCAGCACCCAGCGGGTGGTGATTTTCTGCAGGCCGTTTAAGATATTGCACACCGTACCACCGTTTTTCGTCATGGCCGCCGTCTGCACCTCAGTGATGCCGTGGGCGGTCAGGTAGGCGGTACTCTCGGCAAAATAGGGTTCCGGGGAGCCGTCGTCCGCCAGCACCACCGCAAAGTCCCGGGTATCCTGCAGCACCAGCGAGGCCAGCGTCCGCCGCAGCGCGGCAGCATCCGGCCGGTATTGTGCCACCAGCACGGTGAGCAATGGTTTCATGGCGGTTTTCTCCTCTTTTCTCTGTTTGTCAGGCCATCCGGCCCATCCGGCCGCGCCAGAAATCCAGCGCACCCCGGAAGGCGCCGTAACTGCGTCCCTTTTTGCGGCCCAGCATCTTGGTCAACGCATACCGCGCCGCCCCGGTGAGCAGCGGCCCCACGGTTCTGGCCCGACAGTACAATCTGCTTTTGCCCTTGCAGGTCAGATACAGCGTGTTGCGGGTGATGTAGTACACCGACAGCATGCCGCCGGCGCTGCCGCCCGCCTTGTGCCAGATCTTGGCGTCGGGCAGAAACCACAGCGGTACCCCGGCGTCGGCCAGACGGATGCAGTAGTCCACATCCTCGCAGTACATGAAGAGGGTTTCGTCCAGAAAGCCCACCTGCTCGATGACCTGCCGCGGCAGCAGCACACAGCAGAAGGTGATGAAGCTCACCTGCTTTTTCTCGGCAAAAGCGGGGCCGTCCTTGGCGTGGCCACCCAGGTGTTTCACCTTGCCGGTGACGCGGTCCAATGTGCCGCCCGCAAACCAGATCTCATCCGGCGGGTCCATGAAGAGCATCTTGGGACAGCTCACCGCCCCGGCCGGGGTTTCCCGCAGCAGCGTCTCCACAAAATCGGGAGCCGCCACCGTATCGTTATTGAGCAGCAGCACCCAGTCGCAGCCGTCGGCCAGCGCCCGGCGCATGCCCAGGTTGTTCACCGCCGCAAAGCCGGTGTTCTCCCGCTGGGGCAGAAAGACCGTGTTGGCCGTCAGATGCTGTCCCAGCTGCTGCACCGAGTCGTTGGTGGAGGCATCGTCCAGCAGAATGATCTCAAAGTCCCGGAAGGTCTGCTTGTCCAGACTTTCCAGGCAGCGGACGGTATCCTGCCAGCCGTTATAATTGGAGATGACGATTCCGACCTGTGGCATGATTACTCCTTAAACGAATTGACGGCGTCGATGACGGCCTGCACCTGTTCCTCCGTCATGCCGTAGTACATGGGCAGGCTGAGCTCGGTGGCGGAGATTTCCTCGGCGATGGGCAGCGCCCCGGCCCCGAGACCCAGTTCCCGGTAGGCACCCTGGAGGTGGATCGGCGTGGGATAGTGCTTGTTGGTGCCGATACCCAAGTCATGCAGATGGGCTTCCAGGGCGTCGCGGCTTTTGCAGCGCACCGCGAAGATATGATAGACATGTTCACACCCCGGCGCCACGGTGGGCAGGACCACCGCCGGGTTGGTAATGCCGGCGCAGTAGCGGGCCGCAATGCGGCGGCGTTCGGCGTTCATCCGGTCCAGGTGGGGCAGCTTGGCGGCCAGGAAAGCGGCCTGCAGCTCATCCAGACGGGAATTCTGCCCTTTATAGATATGATGGTACTTGTAGTCGCTGCCGTAGTTGCCCAGCGCCCGCACCTTCTTGGCCAGGTCGGGGTCGCTGGTGGTCACACAGCCCGCATCCCCCAGGGCGCCCAGGTTCTTGCCGGGGTAGAAGCTGAACCCGGCGGCATCTCCCAGGCTGCCCGCGCGGCGGCCCTGCCAGGTGGCGCCGTGGGCCTGGGCGGCATCCTCGATGACCTTGAGGTCGTGGGCCTGGGCGATGGTGCAGATGGCGTCCATCTCGGCGCACTGACCGTAGAGGTGCACCGCCATGATGGCTTTGGTGCGGGGGGTGATGGCGGCCTCGATGCGGTCGGGGTCCAGGTTGTAGGTGGCCAGTCTGGGTTCCACCAGCACCGGTTCCGCCCCCGCATAGCTGATGGCCAGCACAGTGGCGATGAAGGTATTGGACGGCACGATGACTTCGTCCCCCGGGCCGATGCCCAGCGCCTTGAGAATCAGCACCAGCGAATCCAGACCGTTGCCGCAGCCCACGCAGTAATCTGCCCCACAGTAGGCCGCAAAGGCCTTCTCGAAGGCTTCGTCCTCCCGGCCCTCGATGTACCAGCTGTTGGCCAGGACCCGGTCAAAGGCTCCCCGCAGGTCGGCGTCCAGTTCCTTCTCCAGCGGGCGGAAGGAGACGAACGGCACGGAAATCGGCTGATTGGACATACACGCGCCCCTTTTCACAAAAAATTGGCAGACGGGTACACCCCGCCTACTATATCGTCTTATTATACAACGATTCGTAGTCTTTCGCAACCGTAAAAAACCAGGGCATCCCCTGCCGGGAAAGCCCTGGTCCAGTTCAGGTACGGCTTGTCCGCGCCTGTTTGCGGGTGGTGCATTTCGGCCCGCAGCCGCACTCGTCAATGCAGACATGATCGGCGCAGCAGGCCCGCCCTTCCAGATACCGGCAGCCCCGGTCGTCGCACCGCACCTCGGTCTCCGCCGTGGCGGGGGCATTGTCGGTGGCCACGTTGCCCACACTCTCGTTGTTGCGGTAGCTGCTGCACACCGCGTCCTTCTCCCCGGCGTGGTGCACCTTGATGCTGCCCAGGCAGCAGGCGCCAGCCTTATTGTGGCAGCAGTCGTACTGCGCACAGTCCAGATAAACCATCCTGAAACACCTCCGGGACTAGTGTGCCCGGCCCCACGGCGGATATGCGCAAAAGAAAAACAGCGCTGCGCAAACGCACAACGCTGTTTTGGTTGGGCCGGCCGGATTTGAACCGACGGATGGAGGAGTCAAAGTCCTCTGCCTTACCGCTTGGCGACGGCCCAGAAAAAGAAAAGACCGTGCGGGACGGGCCTACACGGTCTTTGGTGGGGTGCCTAGAGAGATTCGAACTCTCGGCCTCCAGAGCCACAATCTGGCGCGCTAACCAACTGCGCCATAGGCACCACGAAATGCGCCCGAAGGGACTCGAACCCCTGGCCCACTGCTTAGAAGGCAGTTGCTCTATCCACCTGAGCTACGGGCGCACATGGTTCGTGCCCATAGGGGCATGCTGCGAGGGTTATTATAACAAAGAGCCCGGTGCAAGTCAAGGGGTTTTGCAAGTTTTTTTGACATTTTTTCAGAATCGGGGCGGAAAATCCTCCACAAAGTAGAGTTCATACCACACGATGAAGCAGTAAAAGCTCCAGATCTTGGTCATGGCGTTGACCTTGCCGGTGCGGTGGGCTTCCAGAAGATCGCACAGCGCCCGGGTATTGAAAAAACGCTCGGCCACCGGGCCCACGAACTTTTCCCGCACCATGGTGTAGTAGGTGTCCTGGCGCAGCCAGTCGGCCAGCGGCACCGGGAACCCCCGTTTTTTCCGCTTGGCCAGTTCGGGGGGCAGACTGCGGGCCGCGGCCGCCCGCAGCGCCACCTTGGTTTTGCGGCGGGTACAGCGGCAGGTCCGGGGCAGTTCCATGGCCACCGCCAGTACCTCCCGGTCCAGGAAGGGCACCCTCAGCTCCAGGCTGTGGGCCATGCTCATTCGGTCGGCCTTGCGCAGGATGTCCCGGGGCAGCCAGGTATGCAGGTCCACCCACTGCAGCGCGGTGGCCTCGTCCAGCCCCCGCACCTGGTCAAACCAGGGCTTGAACCGCTGGGCGGGCGTCTGGGAGGTGTAGTGCCGCTTGAGGTAACGGTCCCGCTCCGCCGGGTCGGCAAAGACATAGTTGGCCCGGGCGCAGCGCTGCCAGCGGCTCACAGCACCCCGGCGGAAAAATCCGCAGCCCGGGACCAGCCGGGCCGCCAGCCGCCGCACCCCTTTTGGCAGGCGCTGCCAGGCCTGGGCATGCACCCCCTGGCAGTAGAGCGGATAGCCGCCGAACAGCTCATCGGCGCCCTCCCCCGAGAGCACCACCTTGACCCGCTGCCGGGCACTTTTGCAGAGAAAATAGAGGGGCACCTCCGCCGGGTTGGGCATGGGTTCGTCCAGATACCACTGGATGGCCCGGTTGGCCGCAAAGAATTCCCCGGCGCTGACGGTGGTCTCGGTGCAGGGCACGCCCAGGGCCTTTGCTGCCTGGCGGGCGGCCGGCAATTCGGAGTAGGCTTCCTCCGCGTAGCCCACCGAGAAGCATTGCAGACGGTTCTGTTGCTGGGACGCCTTGCAGGCCGTCAGGGTGGAGTCCACCCCGCCGGAGAGAAAACACCCCACCTCCACGTCGGCCACCTTGTGGGCGGCCACGCTGCCGGTGAAGGCCTTGTCGATGCGCTCCGCCCATTCCTCCAGACTGCGGCCCTCCCGGATGTGGTAGCGGATCTTGCCGTACCGCGCCAACGTCAGCCGCCCGGCCTGCCAGGTGAAACAGTGCCCCGGCAGCAGCTCATAGACGCCGGTGAAGAGGGTTTCGTCCCCGGGCAGGTACTCACTGCTCAGGTAATCGGGCAGGCGGTCCTCATTGAACCGCTTCACAAACCCCGGATGGGCCAGGAACGCCTTGATCTCGCTGGCAAAGAGCAGCAATTCCCCACGGCGATAGTAGTAGAGCGGCTTGATGCCGAAGAGATCCCGCGCGCCGAACAGCGTGCCGGTGGTGCGGTCCCACAGCACGAAGGCGAACATGCCCCGCAGCTTGCCGGGCAGCGCCCTGCCCCACTGCTCCCAGCCATGGAGCAGCACCTCGGTGTCCGACCGGGTGGCAAAGGTATGCCCTGCCGCCGACAGCTGCCGGGCCAGTTCCCGGTAGTTGTAGATTTCCCCGTTGAAGACCACCACCAGGCTGCCGTCCTCGTTGAACATGGGCTGGCCGCCGCCCTCCAGGTCGATGATGGAAAGCCGCCGGTGGCCCAGGGCCGCCCGGTCGTCGGCGTAGAGTCCCTCCCCGTCGGGGCCCCGGTGCCGGATCAGCGCCGCCATCCCCTGCAGGATGCGGCGGGCTTCGGCGGGGTCATGGTGTTCTTCGGCAAAACCCACAATGCCGCACATGGCGTGCCTCCTCTCTTTCCCAAAGGCGGGCTCTTTTGCCCGTCAGAATGACTTCTTCATCTTGCGGCGGTAAGCGCCCTGCCGCACCGCGAACCAGACCCGCCGGGCCGGGCCCTCCCCCGGGGCCAGCAGATGGCACCGCCCCCGGCCCCGGCGGCGCAGACTGTCCGCCCGCTGCAGAAGACTCTTGTCGGGGCAGTACCGCCGCACAATGCCCCAGGGCGCCGTGTACCACACCGAGGGGCGCAGCATGGGCAGCGTGACGGCATCCTGCTGTACCAGGTCCTCCACCGGCGGCAAAGCCAGACTGGCCCCCGCTGCCGTACAGAAATAGGACGCCCGCCCCTGCCGGGGATTCATCTCGAAGAGGACCGGTTCCCCGCTGCGGTCGTATTTGAAATCGAAGTTGGCGTAGCCCCGCCAGCCGCTCCGGCGCAAAAGGGCTGCCAGCGCCGCCAGCAGGGCGGTGTCCTGCCGGGCGGGTTCGGTCAGAATGGCCGCGTAGTTGCCGATGCCCTCCGGCGTGCGCTCCTGCAGAAGCACCTGCCCCTGCACCATCCAGGGTACACTGCCGTCCTTAGCGCAGTAGGCGTTCACCACCCCCAGGGCCGTGTCGGGGCCGGGGATGTATTCCTGGAGCAGCAGATCGCCCGCATACCCGCCCTGCCGGACGGTATCCACCACCGCCGCCAGTTCCGCCGCATCCTGGGTGAGGTAGACCTTGCGCTTGCCGGCAAACCGGCAGTTCCAGTAAGCCGGGGAATCCGCCGGCTTGACGACGACCGGCCCGGCAAAGGGCAGTTCGGGCACCCGCTCCCCGCAGGGCAGCGTCACGCTGCGCGGCGTGCGCAGCCCGTGTTCGGTGCAGACCCGGGCGAAGCCTTCCTTGGTGCCGAGGGACTGTACCGTTGCCGGGGCGGGGCAGGCAAACTTATAGTAGGGCGCCAGAGCCTCCCGGCAGCGGGCCAGCTGCATGGTATAGCCGTCGGCACAGGAGATCAGCAGGCAGGTCCGGTCAGGGTGGGCCTCGGCCAGGGCGATGAGCGCCGCCGTGAAAACGGAGTCCTCCTCGAGACGGGGATTTTCCACCGCCGCTTTCACCAGCCGGCTGTGGGCCAGTGCCGGCAGCGCCCGCTTGCAGACCGCCACGCTGTGCACCCCGTAGGCCTCATAAAAGCTGCGCGCCATGCCGTAGACGTTGGCATCGCCCCCCAGCAGAACAGGCAAAACCCCGGCCACCGCCATCACCCCCTTGTCTTAGTGTATGACAAAGGGGCCTGGCTATGCGCCGGGGTTTTGGGATTTTTCGGTTTTACTGCCGCTCGGCGAGGGGGCGGATGCTGGTCCAGGCGTTGCCGTTTACGCTGGTGACCCGCGCCACAAAGTCCGCCGCGCCGCCTTCATAAGGCCAGCCATTCTGTGCGCTGCCCGTGAGGAAGGTTCCGCGCCACACCGCCGCGCGGCGGTCGCCGCTCTCGCTCCATCCTGCACATTCCAGCACCGCGGTGGCTGCCGGTTCCCCGGCGGCGCCGTCCAGCCGAAGGTCCACCTCCACCGTCTGCACCTCCATCCAGACCGGCGCATCCACCTCCAGTTCCACCGGGTAGCTGGTCAGCGTCAGCAGCGTCTGGCCATCCTCTTCCCGGGTGCGGTATCCGTAGGAAAAGCTGTCGCCGGAGCCGGCCCAGATGATCTGCGGACGGAAAGCTTCCTCGGTGCACGCCACCGTACCCAGCGGTTCGTTGGTGGTGGTACCACCGGCACTCTGCCACTGTACCGAGAGGTCCACCGTCTCCCCCACAGTGAAAATAAGGCCCCGTTCCACCCGGTAGACGCCGTCGGCCCCCAGGGACATGGCCATCAGTTCGGTGGTGCCGTCGTACCGGCCGCCCTGGTGGACCACCACCAGCTGGCCGGTCATGCCGTCGGTGGCGGTGCGGGGCGTCACCGAAACGCTCACCGGCACCCAGCTCCCGTCCAGGTCATGGACGACCCGGTCGATGGGCTGCCAGCTCCAGTCCAGCACGGTGGCTTCCCCCTGCCGCACCGCCGCCTGCAGTTCCTCCATCCGGGCGGAAAGCTCACTCTGGGTGGCAGAAAACTGCTGCTGTGCCAGGGCATAACTCTCCTGCAGGGCCTGCACCTGGCGGTTGTACTGCCAGGCCGTTCCCAGAATGCCGCAGAAAAGCAGCGCCGCCACAGCCAAAGCCGCACCGCCCCACAGCCGGATGCCCCGCCGCTTTTCGGCGTCCCGGGCATCCAGCAAAGCCCGCAGGGTGTCCAGCGTCAGGGCCGGTTCGGGGGTGCCGTCTGGGTGGGCGGTGCCCAGCAGGGCATCCACGCTCACGTCCAGCACAGCGGCCAGCGCCTGCAGGTTTTCCAGACTGGGCAGGGCGGTGTCCTTCTCCCACTTGCCCAGCGCCTGCCGGCTGACCCCCACCTGCTCGGCCAGCGCTTCCTGGCTGAGCCCCTTCTGTTTGCGCGCGGCCTGGATGTTCTCTCCCAGCGTCATGGAAAGCGCCCCCTTTCTCTGGTTTCATTGTAGCATATCCCCCGCCGGAACACCAGCAAGCCGCCTTGCCAAACCGGCAACCCGTGGTTGCTTT encodes the following:
- the asnB gene encoding asparagine synthase (glutamine-hydrolyzing) codes for the protein MCGIVGFAEEHHDPAEARRILQGMAALIRHRGPDGEGLYADDRAALGHRRLSIIDLEGGGQPMFNEDGSLVVVFNGEIYNYRELARQLSAAGHTFATRSDTEVLLHGWEQWGRALPGKLRGMFAFVLWDRTTGTLFGARDLFGIKPLYYYRRGELLLFASEIKAFLAHPGFVKRFNEDRLPDYLSSEYLPGDETLFTGVYELLPGHCFTWQAGRLTLARYGKIRYHIREGRSLEEWAERIDKAFTGSVAAHKVADVEVGCFLSGGVDSTLTACKASQQQNRLQCFSVGYAEEAYSELPAARQAAKALGVPCTETTVSAGEFFAANRAIQWYLDEPMPNPAEVPLYFLCKSARQRVKVVLSGEGADELFGGYPLYCQGVHAQAWQRLPKGVRRLAARLVPGCGFFRRGAVSRWQRCARANYVFADPAERDRYLKRHYTSQTPAQRFKPWFDQVRGLDEATALQWVDLHTWLPRDILRKADRMSMAHSLELRVPFLDREVLAVAMELPRTCRCTRRKTKVALRAAAARSLPPELAKRKKRGFPVPLADWLRQDTYYTMVREKFVGPVAERFFNTRALCDLLEAHRTGKVNAMTKIWSFYCFIVWYELYFVEDFPPRF
- a CDS encoding DegT/DnrJ/EryC1/StrS family aminotransferase, with the translated sequence MSNQPISVPFVSFRPLEKELDADLRGAFDRVLANSWYIEGREDEAFEKAFAAYCGADYCVGCGNGLDSLVLILKALGIGPGDEVIVPSNTFIATVLAISYAGAEPVLVEPRLATYNLDPDRIEAAITPRTKAIMAVHLYGQCAEMDAICTIAQAHDLKVIEDAAQAHGATWQGRRAGSLGDAAGFSFYPGKNLGALGDAGCVTTSDPDLAKKVRALGNYGSDYKYHHIYKGQNSRLDELQAAFLAAKLPHLDRMNAERRRIAARYCAGITNPAVVLPTVAPGCEHVYHIFAVRCKSRDALEAHLHDLGIGTNKHYPTPIHLQGAYRELGLGAGALPIAEEISATELSLPMYYGMTEEQVQAVIDAVNSFKE
- a CDS encoding glycosyltransferase family 2 protein; the encoded protein is MPQVGIVISNYNGWQDTVRCLESLDKQTFRDFEIILLDDASTNDSVQQLGQHLTANTVFLPQRENTGFAAVNNLGMRRALADGCDWVLLLNNDTVAAPDFVETLLRETPAGAVSCPKMLFMDPPDEIWFAGGTLDRVTGKVKHLGGHAKDGPAFAEKKQVSFITFCCVLLPRQVIEQVGFLDETLFMYCEDVDYCIRLADAGVPLWFLPDAKIWHKAGGSAGGMLSVYYITRNTLYLTCKGKSRLYCRARTVGPLLTGAARYALTKMLGRKKGRSYGAFRGALDFWRGRMGRMA
- a CDS encoding helix-turn-helix domain-containing protein; its protein translation is MTLGENIQAARKQKGLSQEALAEQVGVSRQALGKWEKDTALPSLENLQALAAVLDVSVDALLGTAHPDGTPEPALTLDTLRALLDARDAEKRRGIRLWGGAALAVAALLFCGILGTAWQYNRQVQALQESYALAQQQFSATQSELSARMEELQAAVRQGEATVLDWSWQPIDRVVHDLDGSWVPVSVSVTPRTATDGMTGQLVVVHQGGRYDGTTELMAMSLGADGVYRVERGLIFTVGETVDLSVQWQSAGGTTTNEPLGTVACTEEAFRPQIIWAGSGDSFSYGYRTREEDGQTLLTLTSYPVELEVDAPVWMEVQTVEVDLRLDGAAGEPAATAVLECAGWSESGDRRAAVWRGTFLTGSAQNGWPYEGGAADFVARVTSVNGNAWTSIRPLAERQ
- a CDS encoding glycosyltransferase, whose protein sequence is MKPLLTVLVAQYRPDAAALRRTLASLVLQDTRDFAVVLADDGSPEPYFAESTAYLTAHGITEVQTAAMTKNGGTVCNILNGLQKITTRWVLTISPGDYLYDAGTLRWWLERLQADQPRVAFGRQAYYTPGPEPRPAPGETPFDRTPYAPDHYDGATVKRNLLLYDDGISGCGMVYERDLLTEALQAMAGHVRLAEDFSVRLFAVQGIPITRYDRLTSWYEYGAGVSTNEAARQRMADEWRAMVELLYRQYPKDRTVRLAHAYFFNDRHKSRLMRGLIGRLIVPQNAPFKKAQHAWQPPTNGDAALLRRIYDTAAQP
- a CDS encoding ATP-grasp domain-containing protein; the protein is MAGVLPVLLGGDANVYGMARSFYEAYGVHSVAVCKRALPALAHSRLVKAAVENPRLEEDSVFTAALIALAEAHPDRTCLLISCADGYTMQLARCREALAPYYKFACPAPATVQSLGTKEGFARVCTEHGLRTPRSVTLPCGERVPELPFAGPVVVKPADSPAYWNCRFAGKRKVYLTQDAAELAAVVDTVRQGGYAGDLLLQEYIPGPDTALGVVNAYCAKDGSVPWMVQGQVLLQERTPEGIGNYAAILTEPARQDTALLAALAALLRRSGWRGYANFDFKYDRSGEPVLFEMNPRQGRASYFCTAAGASLALPPVEDLVQQDAVTLPMLRPSVWYTAPWGIVRRYCPDKSLLQRADSLRRRGRGRCHLLAPGEGPARRVWFAVRQGAYRRKMKKSF